Genomic segment of Panicum virgatum strain AP13 chromosome 2K, P.virgatum_v5, whole genome shotgun sequence:
TCTCGCATAAGCAGGGACACATGCCTAGCACCCGGGCTCTAGTGCCGGCCGTGCCTCGGCCGGCAGAGAAGGAAGGAAAATATATAGCAAGTGGCTAGCTGAAAGAGGAAGAGTAAAAGTAATGCCAGTTTTCCCTACTCCGTTCCCATTTTCCCAAACACTATAGTCAAATACTAACATTTATACACACAGCACCAAGGTCACCTTGATCCATGGAGCTGCTGCCACAGAGTAGTCAACACCCTGGGAAGAGGGATTGAGGCCTTGATATCTGTAAGAATTTTCTTAATGTTTTGGTTATGTGGAGTCTTTTTGTTGCTGCTCTTTGTTTATTGCAATTGGCCGGTGTGCAAGCTTATTAGCTTGCACAGGGATTGCTTCTCCAATGCAATCCATCATTACTTTTCCTCCCATGTTGAGGACAGTTCTGATAAGATTTTCACCCCTTTTTAATTACTTCTCTTAGTAGGGATGAGTGCATGAGTGCCTTTGAAGATTTTACATAAGAAATCTTATGCACataataattggctgcaaaggtATTTTGAAAAGTTAGCTAGCTATTCATCACACTGTACAACTAGCACTGTAAAAACCACTACACAGTTTCAATTGGTATGAAGTATATGATGTGAAACAAGTTAATTTAAATCTAGGAAACGAAAAGGTATTTAACTGCCTGATGTTCGTTTCAAGACTAATATAATTAACATAGGATTTGGATTTTGAGAGCGGGAACCTCCCAAACTATCCTTTTCCCCGTTGGACATTCTGCTCGGCTTGCATCGGGCGTATACGTTTGTTTGTGTACTGAGGCTAGCTGAAATGTTGAGCCTCCAGGTGAcagatccatcaaagtacatgaATTTGGGGCTCCCATGCGTATGGTTGCTTGAGCCCTGTGCGGGCAGCCAGATATGGCTCCTTGGGCATGAAACAAAGCAAGGGCTCCccccttttcttctctttcttccaaTAGAATACGTGCATACATGCAAAATGGCATTGTAAGTTGTGTATGTCTTGAAACAAGGATCTAAGACTAACCTTTTTTAACTCAAAATATTTTAATTGCACGCTTTATTGTCTAGAGGCGCTCCTAGCCTACTAGTTATAGGGGATGGGGAAAATGGCAGTAGCTTTGGACCTTTTCCTTTTAGCTACTCCATCGCAATTAATGTGCAAACCAAGACATCTTCCAAATCCAACATtctgtaaattttaaatttcaccGTAGGTACTATTTCAAATCTTACTTTGCTGTCAGCATGCAAAACGCGTTGCTCACTGCTCCCTAGACATGCAAACTTAATTTTATATAGCTTGAGATTCTCAACTCAGCATCCCATTTGGACAAATCAATTAAGTTGGTGTATTTTATTTGCACATTGCGAGTACATATATAATCCTATATGTTCTTTTACATGAACATATATACATAATCACATATTGGTACGTACGTACATACTCAACACATATAGTAAATCCGGGTACATTTACAAAAAAGTAATGTTACTGGATATTATCTTCTTCAATAAATACCTTTTGTTATTATGTTCAAATGATGAAGAATTATAATTACATGTTTATTTAGACCATACGGTATATATGAAAAATTATAGACTTTATTAGTCTCTGCAAAAGAGAAGGTAGAGAAGATTTAATTTATCTAGAATAAAGAATGGACAAGTACATACATATGTCGTGCTAAATGTCTAGACCAATTAAAtcttgtaggggcgggtgagggggtgacccgcccTACAAATGGATTTCCACGTGCGGTTTGGTTGCTACAGTAACTCTGGTCCCTTTGTAGGAACGGGTGACATTTTGGCCTCCCTGAAAAAACTGAAGCgttgctacaaatcgtttttgttATAGTGCAACTGAGAATTGGAAATGATGTCTGAGTTCGCCAGTCCCTTCGAACCAACAAGTACATACATATGCCGTGCTAAATGCGATTCTCCACTACTATGCTAATTGCTCTCTTGTATCCCCCTCCATTTCGCTCGatctgttttcatcaaattcttAAAACTCCAACGGAATTTTTTAACTGAACTTCTCACACAACGCGTCGCGACGCCCTGAAAATCTTCCAACAAGGTGTCATGGATGAAGGAGATGCTCGAGTGTGGCCTCTCCATGCCTTTGGACTCGTCGCTGTGTGGACGTGGGGGAGCTGCAGCGTGGATGCGATGCCTCAGGGACCCTTGTTGGGCTGTAGCTAAGGCTGGGGGCTGAGCTAAGAGATGCAAGCCGAATGATGCGAGGAATGCCCAGCGCTACGAGCCGAGCGAGCAGTGGACGTCCGATCATTGGAGTAGCCACGCGCTGGCCATCTGAGGCAGGTCCTCATGGACAGACCTTTGTGGACGGTCCCCGTccaattccccccccccccctccccccctccccccctacAAACCCTTTCCGTAGTAGGATGCAAAAGATTTTCTCCTTGGGTCCTAGACTAAATAAAATTATCCAGGACTCAAGAAAACATAGAAAAGCACTGCAAAACATGTGTGGTTTAGGTAAAAAAGCAGATCAGGTTTAGTTGGTTCAGAATATGGATCGATCcacaaattcacaaaaaaaaactaatgtgTGTGCATTAAAAATGGTGCACATCCCCTAGTCCTGGGTCTGCATGAAATTAATTGAGGAGGCCATAAAGGTAACCCTATGGCTAGTCTCAGACATTATCATGGCTAAGCCAACAGGAAACAAATATGCTCCACAAAAACTCCATATCTGTAGTCAATATAGTTCACATCTAACTCTTGAAGCGATGATTTGGTCGCTGCATTTATATGAGCAAAATGACAAGGATATTGGATTGTTTAGGGTAATGGCCTCTTGAAGCTCAGATAAGCAATGGGATTATTACACTACAGCGGAGCAAAGATAAACAATGTGATGCCGTCCAATCCGGCACAACTTATATATAATGGTGCATAACTGCATACAAAATGTGTTAactatgaaaaaaaatattcatgtaGCTAGGGTTACTCCTCAAATAGATGAACAAGAGTTGTTGATCCGACTGCCCCATGAACAAAATAACCATACCTCGTGAGCATCTAGAGACCCACTAGAAATGTATGATACACTAATTATTCAGATCATGTTGAAGTTTATTTGTTGGCACCAGCATATATACATTCTAGAAGGTAATAACACTCATACTAGCTCCTAACAACTCTCGACACAACTCCTTTTCAATGGTTTGTTCAATGTTTGTCTTGGAGACAGAAACATAGGAAGCTGAAACCATCATGCATTCCCCTGCATTTAATTTTGTCCAACATTTCTATTAGTTTGGTCACCAACCATAATCAACCACTAGTAAGTAGAGTTGTTGCAACTGGCAACTAGTAGTAATGTAGTATACTATCTACTGAACATGAAAGCGTATGGTTAGTAGGACCCTGCCTCCTCTACTCTACATGGCTTTACTTAGCTATCTCTTGGTTCGAATGTAtacaaacaaataaataaatataggaTCTTATGTTTTCACAAGGACATGACAATAGTTGATTATGAGACACTCATGTTTTTATGTTTGGtacatttaaaatattttgaaattacacaatacaactcagacacttacAATGCATGCATACTCACCTCTATAAACGCACTTATGTAACCTCTATGAGCATCTTCAAAGATTGAACCGGCAAATCCTCAAGATTGACAAAGTAACCACAGATGCCTCGCTGTCAACGGGAATGTCGCCTACCATTGAAAGCACAACGCCATTAATATAAATCTTAGAATATTCACTTTCACATGAAGTCGAACCCAGGACTGAGGTGCTATACCAAGGACTTGCATTATTAGAACTAGGCAacatgcccgtgcgttgcaacGGGAGGGGGAAACATCCTTGCACTCCTCTAGAAACATCCTTAACTGTTGCTTATTTGACCCATATTAACGGTTCCAAAATTTCAGGAAAGTTGAATGGTGATTTTCTAGCAACATTGTTATGTCAACATAACATATTCAAGGGCGCAGTTGAATTTTTGTGCTATAAAAAAGGAACGTATTTTCTTGGAGGGAATACAAATTCACACCCTGAATTATTTAGGAGCATTGAGTAGCGCACACCAATTGGAGTTTGCGTCGGACTCAGTTGGTGTTGcggggagttttttttttgcccacGTGTCATTGAGAGATGACGGACCAAAAATCAACATACTGCAGAAACAGTCCGCTCTTTATAAATAGGTATAGATTTGTAAATTATGATGCCACATCAGCATTGTAAAAGATCTCATTCAGAAGCACCATATCCTTCAATACAAAATTCTTTAATTTGTTCAATTAGCATggtgcactactagaaaacaagccttaagtcccaaaagtaccggtatggagatgaacaGATACCTATGGtaacataggtaccggttcatctctattccggtacttttggggtggatggaatcTTTGAATGGGCCTTAGAcaccggttggtattatcaaccggtacctaaggctctccataggtatcgggtggtaatttttatattagtaccgggtggtaccaccaaccggtacctatagacgagccttaggtaccggtaccttaggagcctttggtaccggttggtaacacaaaccggtaccttaggctcatccatgggttactttaaaaggatctccttctcaatcagaacaactgtgtagctgagatggtaaaggagcaacgCACTAGGCTAGACGTCACGAGTTCGAATCCCAACCAAAGAGAATATTTTGCGTGAATTTTGGAGGCTTAGGTACCGATTATTTTACCTGATACCAAAGGCTCGAGCCATTGGTACCACtttcggggtaccggttcaaaaaaaCGGTACCAAAGGCCTTATACAACCGGTgccccaaaaagaaaaaaaaatccgtcGCCCCTTAGTGTCAACCAGCACAGAAGACCGGCACTAGAGCCTGAGAAATAAAGTTTTCAATTGTACGAAAATACAtttatttctccttttcttgaatagaacttgatatgaatacaaatagcCGATCAAGACCATTAATTTGTACTTATATAGGCTCCATGTAGGTCAAATGCATGCTTATTGCTCATTATAGATTGCACAACATGTATAACAAAGGGCTTATATTAGTTCTAGATATCACATCACTCATGGTGCAAGCACTAGTAGAAAACACGTCAAAGGTCCACCCAAAAAGTACAAGAATGAAGACGAACCGGTACCAATGCTAGTattggtaccggttcatcttagTACCGGTATTTTTGGGGTGGATGAgacctatggatgagccttaggtaccggttggtaacaccaaccggtacccaAGGCTCTCCATAgataccgggtggtaacttttacattagtaccgggtgttaccaccaaccggtgcctatggatgAGATTTAGGTACCGTTACCAACCGGTAACttaagagccttaggtaccggttggtgttaccaaccggtacctaaggctcatccatgagttacttcaaaaggaaaatatataTCTTCTCATTAAAAGTGATGTGTAGGCGAGATGGTAAGAAAGATACACGTGAGACAAGAGATTTTGTGTTTGAATCCTGCCTAACCACTTTTGCCAAAAAACACTAGCCATAGACACCGGTTCTTTTACCCGGTGTTCATGCCCGTGACTATTGGTCTCGGTTTccgggtaccggttcaaaaatCGGTACCTTAGCCCTtcaacaaccggtgcctatgggcacttttctagtagtgaagaCCTATGTGCATGTACGGGAATATTGTATATATGTATGGCATCTCTGaattttaatatatatatatatatatatatatatatatatatatatatatatatatatatatatatatatatgttcacaTGCGTACAATCCATCGCAGAAATCAAGCGCCCTTAGATTTCGGTTGCTTCTGTTGACTTTGCTGATTGAGatgttgggattgttttgtGCGAAGGAGCTAGGCCCGGAAAAACTAGCTTGATGACGTGGTGGTCTGTTCGTTTGCTATTTCTTTCGTGGTTGTGCGTAGCAGCGCGCACACACAAGGTGACATATGGCAATGCATTAATGCAGTGTAGTTTCTAGACATTGCTAGCTAGTTTGCTACAAACGGCGCTTCTACATAATTTTAGCCAAAAGAAAACTACTCCAAATTAAATTGAAGGGCATTGCTCGTTTGCTAGAGcttgttcttttttttagcAAGCTGCAAAAATTAGGGTATCCAATTCGGCCACTTGTTCTGGTAATGCAGAAATTTAGCTTCAGATTGCAAACCTAGCTAGTGCTTTTCTGTAATAATCCCGTCCACTCAAAATGCTGCATATCAGTTGCCACTCTTTGCCTAATGAAGATTTTTTTCGTCCAAATGCTAACATGCATATATTTTCTGCCTTTATGTTATTTTTGTACCTTTATAATCCTTTTTCTTTCAGGGTTATGATTACTTTTGAAATTTCACCTTTTTCTTTTATTGTCgaagtggagagagagagaggaaattCATAGTACACTTGGGCCTAACTAAACCTTATTGCGACCTGCGAGGGACGTGGAGGACTAGAGGCCCATCCAAAACCAGCGGCGGCCCACGAAACGGTGGCCCTCGGAGCCACATCGATAAACCccacctctcccctctctcccgCCGACCCGACCCgcacccgccgcctcctctcctctgCTACTCGCGCCGaagcaggcggcggcagcggcggcggcggcgcagcgaccATCACCGCGGGGACTCCGGGAGAAGGCCCACGTAGAGGTATGTATCTCCGCCACCCCCTAACGAACCCTTTGTTCCCCGCCGCCGATCCAAACCCTAGAGTCGCCCTCCGGCCccgtgctccgccgcctccccgacCATTTGAGCTTGAAATAATTGTTCGTTTCAAGCTTACCGGTATTTTTTCCGTGGATTGGCTGCAGGTGTTGCGAGTTTCATTCGTTGGAGTCGTGGCTCGCGCGTGAATCAACCATCCACCACCCCCGCCATGGCGTTCTGGGGTGAGCGTGCTGGCTTGTTTGCCCTGTTTAGTTTGTCGAGGCTGTTATCTGTTTGGCGTGTGATGAGTTGAAAGGTTGGTGGATGCAGGGGTCGAGGTGAAGCCCGGGAAGCCCTACACCCACACCTACCAGGCTGACCATGGCCGCCTCCGTATCTGCCAGGTTGggttttttttccttcaaatttTGCCATTTATCCAATTAACATGCGCTTCTTCGATTTCGTACTCCTATGCTCGATCTGTCAACCTGTCACCCCTGATACTGTAGTTTTGTTGACATAATTGAGAGGGTCTTGAAATCAGGATGTATATCCAAGGAGCATTGGTGCTTTTGATTTATCTTCTGACATTCACTGCATTAAGTTTGATCGAAACTTTAGCTTTACTATGTGGCTAGAGCTTTACGCTACATTGTATATTGCCTGGAAATAGGAGGAGGCTGATTGATTTGGTAGTTCTTTTTCATTAGGTTAGTACATGATACAAATTAACTATTTCCATCTTGCTGCTAGAATTGAATGTAGTTACTGGAGTGCTCGAAATTTTGTTACTAAGCACTACCCTTTTTTAACAGTATTGATTGTCTGCTGTAACTAattcatttattttttatagGCTACACTTAGcaattgtgatgcttctggaaGGACTGTCCTGCAATGCAATGTTGGCAACAAGATTCCCATCAAACTTTGTAGTTTAAATCCAAAATTGGCGGAGATGTGCCATCTAGAGATTGAGTTAGAGGAGGTTGATGATGTTGTCTTCTCAGTAATTGGTCAGAGTTCCATTCATCTCTCCGGATATTATGTCCGTGCAAGCAGCAGGTCTAATGCGGGAGATGATGAATCGTATCCTTCTCAATCTATCATGCCTTATTATTTAACATTTCAGACTGTGAAATCATTCTTAACATTGTAATTAGAGAATCTTATGGGGAAGATATTGGACAGTCTGACACTGATGAGGAGCATGATGCCAATGAGGACAGCTATGAAtctgactttattgatgatcgTGATGTTATAACTGTTAGTGATGATGAATGCTCCTCTCCACGCCGCGGCAAACAAGGTAAAAGGTTGACCCATTTTACAATGGATTCCATTGCAAAATCTCACCTATACATACTTGCTTTTATCTTGTTTCAAATCAGTTCATATTTTCGGTTTTCACCATGTGAAATACAATCTGGCAGGTAAGTCTTAATGACAGTTGACTTGTCATTGTCAAATTATCTATGTTTTATTCATAAACTCACTTAGATGTAGTCGCTTTGATTTTATGAATAAATGACCTTATACTTATTTTTTGAGTTATCAATAAATTATGGgcatttcttttgttttattGTCCTGAAAATCAACTAGGTAGCTCCTAGCTTAACATGCTAACAGGTTTTATTACATTTGTCTGGACTAGAGTGATGTAGTGTTGATGGACTATCACTTCCATTGCTTTTTGGCTGTAATGTGAATTTAATATGCTTCTTTCATTATATTCTTACTATTACACTTAGTTTCGTGCTGTTTCATCATGTGGTTATTCTGTCTACATCCTTTGCATATGTGTTAACACACAGTCATTGTATGTTTCCAGTGGTTGATGGGCATGTATCTGCTCACAGTTTCATCCTAATGTTTTATAACAAGTTTCCAATTTTCTTCAAATAGCTTCTGGAAAACAGATTCGTAAGGCTGAAAGACGGCGGCGCTTGAAGAAGCATCAAGTAGATAGCACAGATGATGATGATTCTCCAGTGATGAAGCCTGCTGTCAAGGACAATGCTTGTGCAATATTTGATAGTGGCAGTGATGAAGATAATGTGCCTATATCTGTTGCATTGGGCAAGAAAGACAGTGCTAAGGTTGCTGTCAAGCACAATGCTCGTTCAATATTTGATAGGTgcagtgatgaagaagataatGATTTTGCATTGAGTAAGAAAGACAGTACTAAAGTTTCTGAGGAAACCAACCTCCAAAATGGACAGACAAATGATGGAACCAAAAAAAATAGTGatgacaagaaaagaaaaagttcTGTCATCAGTGAGGATCCTGCATCGTCAATGTATATCTCTTGGTTCCTACTTATGCATGTGTGTATTTCTATTATCTACTACCCATTGAACTGTAACTAATAATATCTCATGATCAGGGATATGGCAGATGCTAATGCACCATCTGTTACAAAGCAAGGTTCTGATGTAAAAaagaaatcaaagaaaaagatgaaaaagCAATCAGGTGGAAAAGATGAGAAACAGTCCAATATAAGAACATTGGATGATGGGTTGCTGGTAGAAGATCTGTCTACAGGAAACATAGATGCAAAAGTGGCTTCTGATGGCTGCAAGGTAGCTTCCTAGTTCTTTCGATATGCTTTTAATTGAAAATCTCATACCAATGTGCTTGACAAAGTTCCCTTTCtgatacccgcaa
This window contains:
- the LOC120674432 gene encoding peptidyl-prolyl cis-trans isomerase FKBP43-like, producing MAFWGVEVKPGKPYTHTYQADHGRLRICQATLSNCDASGRTVLQCNVGNKIPIKLCSLNPKLAEMCHLEIELEEVDDVVFSVIGQSSIHLSGYYVRASSRSNAGDDESESYGEDIGQSDTDEEHDANEDSYESDFIDDRDVITVSDDECSSPRRGKQASGKQIRKAERRRRLKKHQVDSTDDDDSPVMKPAVKDNACAIFDSGSDEDNVPISVALGKKDSAKVAVKHNARSIFDRCSDEEDNDFALSKKDSTKVSEETNLQNGQTNDGTKKNSDDKKRKSSVISEDPASSMDMADANAPSVTKQGSDVKKKSKKKMKKQSGGKDEKQSNIRTLDDGLLVEDLSTGNIDAKVASDGCKVYIKYVGMLKDGEIVESNLSEKPYKFKLGAGKVIRGWDVGIRGMRVGEKRRLTVPPSMCSGGKSVVEVPKNSSVIYEIELVKVK